A single region of the Idiomarinaceae bacterium HL-53 genome encodes:
- a CDS encoding TIGR03643 family protein, which produces MNEKQRSFTEADVSRVIEMAWEDRTPFEAIEALYGLPEPEVIKLMRAELKPKAFKNWRARVSGRNTKHKAMRPKEVDRGYCPTQYKHR; this is translated from the coding sequence ATGAACGAGAAGCAGCGATCATTTACCGAGGCCGACGTGTCGCGTGTCATTGAAATGGCATGGGAGGACCGCACCCCTTTCGAGGCGATAGAGGCGCTTTACGGCCTGCCTGAACCTGAGGTTATTAAACTCATGCGCGCAGAACTTAAACCCAAGGCTTTCAAAAACTGGCGGGCTCGCGTAAGTGGTAGAAACACCAAACATAAAGCAATGCGACCAAAAGAAGTCGATCGCGGCTATTGCCCAACGCAATACAAACACAGATAA
- a CDS encoding iron complex transport system permease protein: MHAKAAFYNRIVFIAFIAVAISAGLAISSGPVLTDWRLMFAGWAPGEWAGINEVHLQVAYEIRLPRLLLGLAVGCVLAQAGTATQTLCRNPLADPSLIGISAGAATFALIVIALGTQIGLEGDLWITGAAFIGALIATVLVYKLSDGPQGLNIATVLLAGIAINAMAAAVIGVLSYFASDDALRLMTFWQMGSLAGVTWDRLPFGFMCMGLSSFMLWYRRKAINTLLLGEQQASYLGVDTTRLKREIIIWVALGVGGAVALTGMIGFIGLVIPHIARMLVGAPISRLMPLAMLLGAGVLVVADWVARWVVAPAEMPIGIITALLGAPFFIYLLLQQKRRLHA; the protein is encoded by the coding sequence ATGCACGCAAAGGCCGCATTTTATAATCGCATAGTTTTTATAGCATTCATCGCAGTCGCTATTAGTGCAGGGCTCGCAATAAGCTCAGGCCCCGTATTAACTGATTGGCGACTGATGTTTGCCGGTTGGGCACCCGGAGAATGGGCGGGAATTAATGAAGTACACCTGCAAGTAGCCTATGAAATTCGATTACCACGATTGCTTCTGGGACTTGCTGTAGGTTGTGTCTTGGCACAAGCAGGCACTGCAACACAAACTTTATGTAGGAACCCACTTGCAGATCCGAGTTTGATTGGAATATCTGCTGGCGCAGCGACCTTTGCGCTTATCGTCATTGCGTTAGGCACGCAAATTGGGCTTGAAGGGGATCTGTGGATAACCGGGGCCGCATTTATTGGTGCTCTAATCGCCACTGTTTTGGTATATAAATTATCGGATGGGCCTCAAGGGCTGAACATCGCGACAGTACTACTCGCAGGAATCGCGATTAATGCGATGGCGGCGGCCGTCATTGGCGTGCTGAGTTATTTTGCAAGTGACGATGCGCTGCGGTTAATGACATTCTGGCAAATGGGATCTTTGGCGGGTGTAACTTGGGATCGCCTACCGTTTGGTTTTATGTGTATGGGATTGAGTTCGTTCATGCTCTGGTATAGACGCAAAGCTATTAATACATTGCTACTGGGAGAGCAGCAGGCGAGCTATCTTGGCGTTGATACCACCCGACTGAAGCGAGAAATTATTATTTGGGTGGCGCTGGGTGTGGGAGGTGCTGTCGCATTAACTGGCATGATTGGTTTTATCGGCTTAGTGATTCCCCATATCGCGAGAATGCTCGTGGGAGCACCAATTTCGCGTTTAATGCCATTAGCGATGCTATTGGGGGCCGGTGTTCTAGTGGTCGCCGATTGGGTCGCGCGCTGGGTGGTTGCTCCGGCAGAAATGCCGATAGGAATTATTACTGCATTACTTGGTGCCCCATTTTTCATTTATCTCTTGCTCCAACAAAAGCGGAGGCTACATGCGTGA
- a CDS encoding catalase, whose protein sequence is MLLRYGAIALVVGVLGVAVWAVNSGVGQSYVTAQKFVNLQEGGNPHAGFRRAHAKGFCIAGEFVANGSLTEFSSAEVFAAGSTPFTGRISIAGNNPTAPDMRAPVRSLALSFGSGSDTWRTAMNTPPVMAVGTPEAFYEQIIAISPDPETGQRNPERIQAFFANHPETQAFREWQAGYTPSQSFATERYHSINAFYLVNEQGAKIATRWAAVPAAVTPTEALTELDAENPEALEEEFRARVNEGAVVFDFVFTLASDSDNENDPTKPWPENRPQRVAGQLFIRNVSDQAGSACNEINFDPLILPTGMAATADPILRARSAAYAESYRRRAREVLTGAAEDASHE, encoded by the coding sequence ATGTTGCTGCGATATGGAGCAATTGCACTGGTTGTAGGCGTTCTAGGCGTTGCTGTTTGGGCTGTGAACTCAGGCGTTGGACAATCTTACGTAACCGCTCAAAAGTTCGTGAATTTGCAAGAAGGCGGGAACCCCCATGCCGGCTTCCGCCGCGCCCATGCGAAAGGCTTTTGTATTGCGGGTGAGTTCGTTGCCAACGGCAGCCTTACGGAATTTTCTAGCGCTGAAGTGTTTGCCGCGGGTTCCACGCCCTTTACAGGCCGTATTTCAATTGCTGGCAATAACCCGACGGCACCCGATATGCGCGCTCCAGTTCGGAGTTTAGCGTTAAGCTTTGGTTCAGGCAGCGATACCTGGCGCACAGCAATGAATACTCCTCCGGTTATGGCGGTAGGTACACCAGAAGCCTTTTACGAGCAAATTATTGCAATCTCTCCCGATCCGGAAACAGGCCAAAGAAACCCCGAACGTATTCAAGCGTTCTTTGCCAACCACCCTGAAACGCAAGCATTCCGTGAATGGCAAGCGGGATACACTCCCTCACAAAGTTTCGCAACTGAACGCTACCATAGTATCAACGCATTCTATTTAGTAAACGAACAGGGTGCAAAAATAGCAACTCGCTGGGCGGCTGTGCCCGCAGCGGTCACACCGACAGAAGCCCTCACCGAACTGGATGCTGAGAACCCTGAAGCACTTGAAGAGGAATTTAGAGCGCGTGTGAATGAAGGAGCCGTCGTATTTGACTTTGTTTTCACGTTAGCCTCTGATTCCGATAATGAGAACGACCCAACGAAACCATGGCCTGAGAATCGCCCGCAGAGAGTTGCGGGCCAATTATTTATTCGCAACGTAAGCGATCAGGCGGGTAGTGCCTGCAACGAAATCAATTTCGATCCCCTTATTTTACCTACGGGCATGGCCGCCACTGCCGACCCAATTTTAAGAGCTCGCTCAGCAGCTTATGCCGAGTCTTATCGGCGCAGAGCGCGTGAAGTTTTAACCGGGGCAGCGGAGGATGCAAGCCATGAGTAA
- a CDS encoding TonB family C-terminal domain-containing protein translates to MTKQSFCLIIALSGLIFASSGIQAMQEKPVPAPTPATAPQEAEEAPEPIVRVAPLYPARAVRNRIEGYVDLRFRIDKAGQPKDIEVVESSPAGVVDRAVIRAVEQWRYEPIEHAEVTMRIDMKLGNE, encoded by the coding sequence ATGACCAAGCAGAGTTTTTGTTTAATAATCGCGTTGAGTGGACTCATTTTTGCTAGTTCAGGCATACAGGCAATGCAAGAAAAACCTGTTCCCGCACCGACGCCGGCGACAGCACCGCAAGAAGCGGAGGAAGCGCCGGAACCTATTGTGCGCGTCGCGCCACTGTATCCTGCCCGCGCCGTCCGTAACCGTATTGAAGGATATGTAGATTTACGTTTTCGGATCGATAAGGCCGGCCAGCCGAAAGATATTGAGGTGGTTGAATCGTCACCCGCAGGGGTTGTCGATCGCGCTGTAATTCGAGCCGTAGAGCAATGGCGGTATGAACCTATTGAGCACGCCGAAGTTACAATGCGTATCGACATGAAGCTTGGGAATGAATAA
- a CDS encoding cytochrome b561 translates to MSKVTVYSAPARIIHWAMALLLWSLLFAGLSMVQSLQTWQVELMAIHKSFGVLALLLVIARLTIRLTHEKPDLPAELPHAQKKIAHISHVLLYAAMFAMPLSGYLMQNAAGRPIEVFGLFTLPALIPVNLSAYSFFREMHAWVAWGLIALVLLHIAAALHHGLIRKDSVLKSMLGKRSY, encoded by the coding sequence ATGAGTAAAGTGACCGTTTATAGTGCGCCTGCACGTATTATTCATTGGGCGATGGCGCTTCTTTTGTGGTCTTTGCTATTTGCCGGTTTGAGTATGGTACAGAGCCTACAAACTTGGCAGGTCGAGTTAATGGCTATCCATAAATCGTTCGGTGTTTTGGCCCTACTTCTTGTGATTGCTCGGTTGACCATTCGCCTCACCCATGAAAAACCAGATTTACCCGCTGAGTTGCCTCATGCACAGAAAAAAATAGCGCATATTTCTCATGTGCTGTTATATGCAGCCATGTTTGCGATGCCACTTTCGGGCTACCTCATGCAAAACGCTGCAGGCCGCCCCATTGAAGTATTTGGTTTATTCACGCTTCCTGCGCTCATTCCTGTGAACCTTTCCGCTTATAGTTTCTTCCGGGAAATGCATGCTTGGGTAGCTTGGGGGCTTATTGCGCTGGTGCTATTACACATTGCCGCCGCACTTCACCATGGCTTAATTCGAAAAGATTCTGTATTGAAGAGTATGTTGGGTAAGCGGTCTTACTGA
- a CDS encoding iron complex transport system ATP-binding protein — translation MRDDFLKVSNLVVRRGQRVIVKECNFEFTHGQFVAVIGENGAGKSTLLKALAGDLSYQGKIQFAGDELTQWSSLDLASRRAVMEQHAFAPPGLSVLELVAMGRYWCMEPEHQSVSTAYKWLEKLQLEHYTHNELNELSGGEQQRAHLARCMAQLDHEAFGTQVNGMLLLDEPTAALDIYYQHLCLQQAKQFAQQRNLVIAIMHDLNLASLYADQILLLHQGERCACGIPSDVLEAERLSDLYRQPMHVVQHPKLNVPMIFSEPQFSLNAGNSC, via the coding sequence ATGCGTGACGATTTTTTAAAGGTATCGAACCTTGTGGTACGGCGAGGGCAACGCGTAATTGTGAAAGAATGCAATTTTGAATTCACACATGGGCAATTCGTTGCCGTGATTGGTGAGAATGGTGCAGGCAAGTCCACTTTATTAAAAGCATTGGCAGGCGATCTCAGTTATCAAGGGAAGATTCAGTTTGCCGGCGACGAACTCACTCAATGGAGCTCGCTTGATTTGGCTTCGAGGCGCGCAGTAATGGAGCAACATGCATTTGCACCGCCCGGTTTGAGTGTTCTGGAGCTGGTTGCCATGGGGCGCTATTGGTGCATGGAGCCAGAACACCAAAGTGTGAGCACGGCATATAAATGGCTAGAGAAACTACAACTCGAGCACTATACCCACAACGAGCTTAATGAGCTGTCAGGTGGTGAGCAGCAAAGGGCGCATTTAGCGCGTTGTATGGCGCAATTAGATCATGAAGCTTTTGGCACACAGGTGAATGGCATGCTGCTCCTTGATGAGCCGACTGCAGCGCTTGATATTTATTATCAGCATTTGTGTTTGCAACAAGCCAAACAGTTTGCACAACAAAGGAACCTCGTGATCGCTATTATGCATGACCTTAATTTAGCTTCACTCTATGCAGATCAGATCCTGTTATTGCATCAAGGTGAGCGATGCGCATGTGGCATACCCTCAGACGTATTAGAAGCAGAGCGGCTCTCGGATCTATATCGACAGCCAATGCATGTGGTACAGCACCCGAAGTTGAATGTTCCAATGATATTTTCTGAACCTCAATTCTCCCTGAATGCAGGGAACTCGTGTTAG
- a CDS encoding putative transcriptional regulator, producing MSIRINLDIELAKNKMSLTELSERVGVSMTNLSLLKTGKVKAIRFSTLEAICRELECQPGDILVYEAS from the coding sequence ATGAGTATTCGAATTAATTTAGATATTGAGTTGGCGAAGAATAAAATGTCACTCACAGAGCTTTCGGAGCGTGTCGGGGTGTCTATGACGAACCTTTCCTTATTAAAAACGGGTAAGGTAAAGGCAATACGGTTCAGCACGTTAGAAGCCATTTGCCGAGAGCTTGAATGTCAGCCGGGAGATATTTTGGTGTATGAAGCTAGTTAA